A single genomic interval of Microbacterium oleivorans harbors:
- a CDS encoding sugar ABC transporter substrate-binding protein encodes MSSHRTRSALGATALLAAGALTLTACGSGFDDAGDGGSTDGGFTSSDDALTVVIGSSGDAETEAVTAAVAAWSEQSGVDATVQAATDLPQQLSQGFAAGSPPDVFYLSADAMAGYAGNGSLQPYGDELSNRDDFYPSLVENFTVDDQFYCAPKDFSTLALVINTQLWEQAGLTEADIPTDWDQLASVAQQLTTDGRVGLAFGAEYQRLGAFMAQAGGGLITDGAATADSSENVEALEYVKTHLADGTFAYAADLGAGWGGEAFGKQLSAMTIEGNWITGGLAADYPDVAYTVAPLPAGPGGQGTLQFTNCWGMAADSPNQQAALELIEFLTSTDQQLAFSDAFGPMPSIQSAADAWREANPELEAFLDGAEYAQFPPNQDGSADVITDFNSQLESLSSGDPTSILDSVQSNLEAIVG; translated from the coding sequence ATGTCATCGCACCGCACGCGCTCCGCGCTGGGAGCCACCGCGCTCCTGGCCGCCGGCGCCCTCACCCTCACCGCCTGCGGATCGGGGTTCGACGACGCCGGCGACGGCGGCTCGACCGACGGCGGCTTCACGAGCTCGGACGACGCGCTCACCGTCGTCATCGGCTCGTCCGGCGACGCCGAGACCGAGGCCGTCACCGCCGCTGTCGCCGCCTGGTCGGAGCAGTCCGGGGTCGACGCCACCGTCCAGGCCGCGACCGACCTTCCGCAGCAGCTCTCGCAGGGATTCGCCGCGGGCTCGCCGCCCGATGTGTTCTACCTCTCAGCCGACGCGATGGCGGGATACGCCGGCAACGGCTCGCTGCAGCCCTACGGCGACGAGCTGTCGAACCGCGACGACTTCTACCCCTCGCTGGTGGAGAACTTCACCGTGGACGACCAGTTCTACTGCGCCCCCAAGGACTTCTCCACCCTCGCCCTCGTCATCAACACGCAGCTGTGGGAGCAGGCGGGCCTGACCGAGGCCGACATCCCCACGGACTGGGATCAGCTCGCATCGGTCGCCCAGCAGCTGACCACCGACGGCCGCGTCGGCCTCGCGTTCGGCGCGGAGTATCAGCGACTGGGAGCCTTCATGGCGCAGGCCGGTGGCGGGCTCATCACCGACGGCGCTGCGACGGCGGACAGCAGCGAGAACGTCGAGGCTCTGGAGTACGTCAAGACCCATCTCGCCGACGGCACGTTCGCCTACGCCGCCGACCTCGGCGCCGGATGGGGCGGCGAGGCATTCGGAAAGCAGCTGTCGGCGATGACCATCGAGGGCAACTGGATCACCGGCGGCCTCGCCGCCGACTACCCCGACGTCGCCTACACCGTCGCGCCGCTTCCCGCCGGCCCCGGCGGCCAGGGCACCCTGCAGTTCACCAACTGCTGGGGCATGGCGGCCGACAGCCCCAACCAGCAGGCCGCGCTCGAGCTCATCGAGTTCCTCACGAGCACCGACCAGCAGCTGGCGTTCTCCGACGCCTTCGGTCCGATGCCCTCCATCCAGTCGGCGGCGGACGCCTGGCGCGAGGCCAACCCCGAGCTCGAGGCCTTCCTCGACGGCGCCGAGTACGCCCAGTTCCCGCCGAACCAGGACGGCTCGGCCGACGTCATCACCGACTTCAACTCCCAGCTCGAGTCGCTCTCGTCGGGCGACCCCACGAGCATCCTCGATTCGGTGCAGTCGAACCTCGAGGCGATCGTCGGCTGA
- a CDS encoding VOC family protein — protein MSIPTRLDHVVIAGPDLAELVAWFAARTGVTAAPGGAHPTGTANALVALTIDGRRGPQYLELIGPDPDRSDRALPATFDIASLEAPSVQAYAVHPDDIQATVHHAREHGYDPGDVGDLSRRTPAGELLEWRLTRGPGQRLDVPFLIDWGRTPHPGLADIPTIELVSFERVEPDPGTLRPVIDALGLGDGAAPIVAGPATGYRLVLRTESGETVEL, from the coding sequence ATGAGCATCCCGACCCGACTCGATCACGTCGTCATCGCCGGCCCCGACCTCGCCGAGCTGGTCGCCTGGTTCGCCGCCCGCACCGGCGTGACCGCCGCCCCGGGCGGCGCGCACCCGACGGGAACCGCGAACGCGCTCGTCGCGCTGACGATCGACGGCCGCCGCGGGCCGCAGTACCTCGAGCTGATCGGTCCCGACCCGGACCGGAGCGATCGTGCACTGCCCGCGACGTTCGACATCGCGTCGCTCGAGGCGCCGTCCGTCCAGGCGTATGCGGTCCATCCCGACGACATCCAGGCGACCGTCCACCACGCTCGAGAGCACGGCTACGACCCGGGCGACGTCGGCGACCTGTCGCGCCGCACCCCCGCCGGAGAGCTGCTGGAATGGCGGCTGACCCGCGGTCCGGGGCAGCGGCTGGACGTGCCGTTCCTCATCGACTGGGGGAGGACGCCGCACCCCGGCCTCGCCGACATCCCCACGATCGAGCTCGTCTCGTTCGAGCGTGTCGAGCCGGACCCCGGAACCCTCCGACCGGTGATCGACGCGCTCGGTCTCGGCGACGGGGCGGCGCCGATCGTCGCCGGGCCCGCAACGGGCTACCGGCTCGTGCTCCGGACGGAGTCGGGCGAGACCGTCGAGCTCTAA
- a CDS encoding carbohydrate ABC transporter permease produces the protein MAAIAPVGPRARRSTPPRRAGSPRGIQRGEAAAGWLFVSPVIVILGVFMLVPVVMALWVSVSDWGGRGSPLSSDVSFIGLQNYAAVTTEGGLATRDFGIALRNNAWYVLLVVPLQTALSLFLALLVNRAILRGRGFFRTAFYFPSVTSSVAITVLWLFLFSSSGVVNEVLSWIGVTGPNWFNDPGGILHNALAAVGITQGPAALTDGGVLGVSWWDWLAGPSVAMSAFILMAVFTTSGTFMLLFLAGLQNIGAETEEAAMVDGASGWQRFWRVTLPQLKPVLFTVLTLGLIGTWQVFDQIYTGTQGGPSKTTLTPAYLSYQAAFGSQDWGQGAAIAFMLFAIIVFFTIVQRIVLRDRPVSARRARQYQVRTDRRRQP, from the coding sequence ATGGCCGCCATCGCACCGGTGGGGCCGCGCGCCCGCCGCAGCACCCCTCCTCGCCGCGCCGGGTCCCCTCGGGGGATCCAACGCGGCGAGGCCGCCGCGGGCTGGCTGTTCGTCTCACCCGTGATCGTCATCCTCGGCGTCTTCATGCTCGTGCCGGTCGTGATGGCGCTCTGGGTGAGCGTCTCCGACTGGGGAGGTCGCGGCAGCCCGCTGTCGTCCGACGTGAGCTTCATCGGCCTCCAGAACTACGCGGCGGTCACGACCGAGGGCGGACTGGCGACGCGGGACTTCGGCATCGCACTGCGCAACAACGCCTGGTACGTGCTGCTGGTCGTCCCCCTGCAGACCGCCCTGTCGCTCTTCCTCGCCCTGCTCGTGAATCGCGCGATCCTACGGGGCCGCGGCTTCTTCCGCACGGCGTTCTACTTCCCCTCGGTCACCAGCTCCGTGGCGATCACGGTGCTGTGGCTGTTCCTGTTCTCCTCGAGCGGCGTCGTCAACGAGGTGCTGTCGTGGATCGGAGTCACCGGACCCAATTGGTTCAACGACCCCGGCGGCATCCTCCACAACGCCCTCGCCGCGGTCGGCATCACCCAGGGCCCCGCAGCGCTGACCGACGGCGGCGTCCTCGGCGTCTCCTGGTGGGACTGGCTCGCCGGGCCCTCCGTCGCGATGAGCGCGTTCATCCTCATGGCGGTGTTCACGACCTCGGGCACCTTCATGCTGCTGTTCCTCGCGGGCCTGCAGAACATCGGAGCCGAGACCGAAGAGGCCGCGATGGTCGACGGCGCCTCGGGATGGCAGCGCTTCTGGCGGGTGACCCTGCCCCAGCTCAAGCCCGTGCTGTTCACCGTGCTGACCCTCGGACTCATCGGCACCTGGCAGGTGTTCGACCAGATCTACACCGGCACGCAGGGCGGCCCGAGCAAGACCACGCTGACACCGGCGTATCTCAGCTACCAGGCGGCTTTCGGCTCGCAGGACTGGGGTCAGGGGGCGGCGATCGCCTTCATGCTCTTCGCGATCATCGTGTTCTTCACGATCGTCCAGCGCATCGTGCTGCGCGATCGTCCCGTGTCGGCGCGACGCGCACGGCAGTACCAGGTGCGCACGGATCGGAGGCGGCAGCCGTGA
- a CDS encoding glycogen debranching N-terminal domain-containing protein: MTIPRQPLLDDAIIALRAPTQAWSRRSGDMGDAPIDGVYHGDIRHVRSLTLACADSAVEWVSVSAESASRVVFGGLLRGLDSPLPDPRVRLLRERTVEDGVFTEALRIVSARDEPLATTIVVELDPDFAALPEVKAGDAAAAAVEVSADAGSVRVSSGDRRFDVSAPGADVETGAAASGTGVRLTWRIDVAPHGETTLTWALAMTDPSLVVAGATSPAPWQRDAVARRGTALEPRLGHWLDRALDDLDALRLTLPGRPDDEFYAAGAPWFFTLFGRDSLWAARLALPLDIRVAASTLRVLARMQGDRTDPDTAQQPGKILHELRAAALEIPSEGVVLPPVYYGSVDSTALWVCLLVDAWRAGMPEAEVRDLLPHLDRALTWLVDHGDADGDGFLDYIDESGRGLANQGWKDSGDSIQWRDGRLARGPIALCEVQAYAYEATMGAAELIERLGHGGGRTPGELRGWAATLRERFAETYWVQTDEGRYPAIALDRDKRPVDSLTSNIGHLIGTGILDPLDEAAVAARLLDPTMSSGYGIRTLSTRARGYWPLSYHGGSVWLHDTAIAAHGLARAGFVGEAREVVDGMLAAADGFGYRVPELHSGDAASQTRVPVPYPAACRPQAWSAAAAIVALQVLER; encoded by the coding sequence ATGACCATCCCCCGCCAGCCCCTGCTCGACGACGCGATCATCGCGCTGCGCGCGCCCACCCAGGCGTGGTCGCGTCGGTCCGGCGACATGGGCGACGCGCCCATCGACGGTGTCTATCACGGCGACATCCGTCACGTGCGCTCCCTGACGCTCGCCTGCGCGGACTCCGCGGTGGAGTGGGTCTCGGTCTCGGCGGAGTCCGCCTCACGCGTCGTGTTCGGCGGGCTGCTGCGCGGGCTCGACTCGCCGTTGCCCGATCCGCGGGTGCGACTGCTGCGCGAGCGGACCGTCGAGGACGGTGTGTTCACCGAGGCGCTGCGGATCGTCTCGGCTCGCGACGAGCCGCTGGCGACGACGATCGTCGTGGAGCTCGACCCCGACTTCGCGGCGTTGCCCGAGGTGAAGGCGGGCGACGCGGCCGCCGCGGCCGTCGAGGTCAGCGCGGACGCCGGATCCGTTCGCGTGTCCTCCGGTGACCGGCGGTTCGACGTGTCGGCACCCGGCGCCGACGTGGAGACGGGTGCCGCGGCATCGGGCACCGGAGTGCGCCTGACCTGGCGGATCGACGTCGCGCCGCACGGCGAGACGACGCTGACGTGGGCCCTGGCGATGACCGATCCGTCGCTCGTGGTGGCGGGGGCGACCTCGCCCGCGCCGTGGCAGCGCGACGCCGTCGCGCGGCGCGGAACGGCTCTCGAACCGCGCCTCGGGCACTGGCTCGACCGGGCCCTCGACGACCTGGACGCGCTACGGCTGACCCTTCCGGGGCGACCGGACGACGAGTTCTACGCCGCGGGCGCACCGTGGTTCTTCACCCTCTTCGGACGCGATTCCCTCTGGGCGGCGCGGCTGGCCCTGCCCCTCGACATCCGGGTGGCGGCCTCGACGCTGCGCGTGCTCGCTCGGATGCAGGGCGATCGGACGGACCCCGACACGGCGCAGCAGCCGGGGAAGATCCTGCACGAGCTGCGGGCCGCAGCCCTCGAGATCCCGAGCGAAGGCGTCGTGCTGCCCCCGGTCTACTACGGCAGCGTCGACTCGACGGCCCTGTGGGTGTGCCTCCTCGTCGACGCCTGGCGGGCGGGGATGCCCGAGGCCGAGGTACGCGACCTGCTCCCCCACCTCGACCGCGCGCTCACGTGGCTCGTCGACCACGGCGACGCCGACGGCGACGGATTCCTCGACTACATCGACGAGAGCGGCCGGGGTCTGGCGAACCAGGGCTGGAAGGACTCCGGAGACTCCATCCAGTGGCGGGACGGCCGACTCGCCCGGGGGCCCATCGCGCTGTGCGAGGTGCAGGCATACGCCTACGAGGCGACGATGGGGGCGGCCGAGCTGATCGAACGGCTCGGGCACGGCGGCGGGCGTACCCCCGGCGAGCTGCGCGGCTGGGCGGCGACGCTCCGCGAGCGGTTCGCCGAGACCTACTGGGTGCAGACCGACGAGGGCCGGTACCCCGCGATCGCGCTCGACCGTGACAAGCGTCCGGTCGACAGCCTGACGAGCAACATCGGGCATCTCATCGGCACCGGCATCCTCGATCCCCTCGACGAGGCCGCCGTGGCCGCACGGCTGCTCGATCCGACGATGTCGAGCGGCTACGGCATCCGCACCCTCTCCACCCGGGCACGGGGCTACTGGCCGTTGTCGTACCACGGCGGCAGCGTGTGGCTGCACGACACCGCGATCGCGGCGCACGGGCTGGCGCGCGCCGGCTTCGTCGGCGAAGCCCGCGAGGTCGTCGACGGCATGCTCGCGGCGGCCGACGGGTTCGGGTACCGGGTGCCCGAGCTGCACTCGGGCGACGCGGCGTCGCAGACGCGCGTCCCCGTTCCGTACCCGGCGGCCTGCCGGCCGCAGGCCTGGTCGGCCGCCGCCGCGATCGTCGCCCTGCAGGTGCTTGAGCGCTGA
- the treZ gene encoding malto-oligosyltrehalose trehalohydrolase yields the protein MTINVWAPRAERVRLRRPEQTDLELVAGQDGWWSANIELAAGDRYGFVIGDGDDVRPDPRSRRQPDGVHGLSAIDDPAAFAWTDDRWTGRPLAGGIIYELHIGTFTSAGTLDAAIARLDHLVELGVTHIELLPVNAFNGTHNWGYDGVLWYAVQETYGGPEAYRRFVDAAHAAGLAVIQDVVYNHLGPSGNYLPEYGPYLRDGRRNTWGDSVNLDEDAVREYILGNAEMWLRDFHVDGLRLDAVHALHDDDSAVHILEELGERVDALSAHLGRPLTLIAESDMNDPVMILPREAGGYGMTAQWSDDWHHAVHVALTGETVGYYADFDDIDALPKVWNAGFFHDGTYSSFRGRDHGRPIPTESPSWRLVTFAQDHDQIGNRAAGDRLSATLSADRLAVAAVLTLAAPGTPMLFMGEEWGATTPWQFFTSHPEPELAEATAAGRKQEFAEMGWDEDLVPDPNDPATFLRSKLDWTETEEGEHLRLLSLHSELARLRRTVPDLTDPRLPARGAAASEGSGGRLYDLQRGRARVLVNLSDEPWRIEPRGDVVWLETLESRLVDDLLVIAPNSAVIVGPDLSSR from the coding sequence ATGACGATCAACGTGTGGGCACCTCGGGCCGAGCGGGTCCGGCTCCGACGACCGGAGCAGACCGACCTCGAGCTCGTGGCGGGCCAGGACGGCTGGTGGTCGGCAAACATCGAGCTCGCCGCGGGCGACCGCTACGGCTTCGTGATCGGCGACGGCGACGACGTCCGACCCGACCCGCGCTCCCGGCGTCAGCCCGACGGCGTGCACGGCCTCTCCGCCATCGACGACCCCGCCGCGTTCGCCTGGACGGACGACCGCTGGACGGGGCGGCCGCTCGCGGGTGGGATCATCTACGAGCTGCACATCGGGACCTTCACGAGTGCCGGCACGCTCGACGCGGCGATCGCCCGGCTCGACCACCTCGTCGAGCTCGGCGTCACCCACATCGAGCTGCTTCCGGTCAATGCGTTCAACGGCACCCACAACTGGGGATACGACGGCGTGCTCTGGTATGCCGTGCAGGAGACCTACGGCGGCCCCGAGGCGTACCGGCGGTTCGTCGACGCGGCTCACGCGGCCGGTCTGGCCGTGATCCAGGACGTCGTGTACAACCACCTCGGACCGTCGGGGAACTACCTGCCCGAGTACGGCCCGTACCTGCGCGACGGGCGCCGCAACACCTGGGGCGACAGCGTCAACCTCGACGAGGATGCCGTCCGCGAGTACATCCTCGGCAACGCCGAGATGTGGCTGCGAGACTTCCACGTCGACGGTCTGCGACTCGACGCCGTGCACGCCCTCCACGACGACGACAGCGCGGTGCACATCCTGGAGGAGCTCGGCGAGCGGGTGGACGCGCTGAGCGCGCACCTCGGGCGACCCCTCACCCTCATCGCCGAGAGCGACATGAACGACCCGGTGATGATCCTGCCGCGGGAGGCCGGCGGCTACGGCATGACCGCCCAGTGGTCGGACGACTGGCACCACGCGGTGCACGTCGCCCTCACCGGCGAGACCGTGGGCTACTACGCGGACTTCGACGACATCGACGCGCTGCCCAAGGTCTGGAACGCCGGCTTCTTCCACGACGGCACCTACTCGTCGTTCCGAGGACGCGACCACGGACGCCCCATCCCGACCGAGTCGCCGTCGTGGCGCCTCGTGACCTTCGCGCAGGACCACGACCAGATCGGCAACCGCGCCGCCGGCGACCGGCTGTCGGCGACGCTGAGCGCCGATCGCCTCGCCGTCGCCGCGGTGCTCACGCTCGCCGCGCCCGGAACCCCGATGCTGTTCATGGGCGAGGAGTGGGGCGCGACGACGCCCTGGCAGTTCTTCACCTCGCATCCCGAGCCCGAGCTCGCCGAGGCGACCGCCGCCGGCCGCAAGCAGGAGTTCGCCGAGATGGGGTGGGACGAGGACCTCGTGCCCGACCCCAACGACCCGGCGACCTTCTTGCGGTCCAAGCTCGACTGGACCGAGACCGAAGAGGGCGAGCATCTCCGCCTGCTCTCGCTCCACAGCGAGCTCGCGCGACTGCGTCGTACCGTGCCGGACCTCACCGACCCGCGTCTGCCCGCGCGAGGCGCAGCTGCCTCCGAGGGGTCGGGTGGGCGCCTCTACGATCTGCAGCGCGGTCGCGCACGCGTTCTCGTGAACCTCTCGGACGAGCCGTGGCGCATCGAACCCCGGGGCGATGTCGTCTGGCTCGAGACGCTCGAGAGTCGGCTCGTGGACGACCTCCTCGTCATCGCGCCGAACTCCGCCGTGATCGTGGGGCCCGATCTGTCAAGCCGATGA
- a CDS encoding CMD domain protein, which produces MTTASADIIDLLAGIRPGDALSRVRDSREQARENAQRSFEALLEPADPGSLPVAERYAVAAFVAELHGFPQAVSFYGDLLDDEAPALAVAVHAAAESARASGPYGRYREPGLRSEDLDGPHWSAEPAAVPALGERLATALAHAHLLVFRPREARPEHLRALVSAGWSADDIVTLSQLVAFLAFQLRSAWGLRVIAGHAVSAVDPASVEGASS; this is translated from the coding sequence GTGACCACCGCATCCGCAGACATCATCGACCTGCTCGCCGGCATCCGCCCCGGCGATGCGCTCTCGCGCGTTCGGGATTCGCGAGAGCAGGCGCGCGAGAACGCCCAGCGCAGCTTCGAGGCGCTCCTCGAGCCCGCCGACCCGGGCAGCCTCCCCGTGGCCGAACGGTACGCCGTCGCCGCGTTCGTGGCCGAGCTCCACGGCTTCCCGCAGGCGGTGTCGTTCTATGGCGACCTCCTCGACGACGAGGCGCCGGCACTCGCGGTCGCCGTCCACGCTGCAGCCGAATCCGCGCGCGCGAGCGGACCGTACGGGCGGTACCGCGAGCCGGGGCTGCGGTCGGAGGACCTCGACGGGCCGCACTGGTCGGCCGAGCCCGCCGCCGTGCCGGCGCTCGGCGAGCGGCTGGCCACCGCCCTCGCGCACGCCCACCTCCTGGTGTTCCGGCCGCGCGAGGCCCGACCGGAACACCTCCGGGCGCTCGTGTCGGCCGGGTGGAGCGCCGACGACATCGTCACCCTCTCTCAGCTCGTCGCCTTCCTCGCGTTCCAGCTGCGCAGCGCCTGGGGGCTCCGCGTGATCGCGGGCCATGCGGTCTCGGCCGTCGACCCGGCATCCGTCGAAGGAGCATCCTCATGA
- a CDS encoding carbohydrate ABC transporter permease: protein MTAFAASPRTRRRLSRRALTGQIALYTLLIVIALIYIFPFLVQVATSFKTEADAATDPISLIPSPVSWAAYERLFAFSDFPVWFANSAVVTVFVTLGRVFFNSLAGYALARLRFRGRGIVFAALIAVMAVPTVVLLIPKFLVINQLGIYDSYAGMILPLLVDAAGVFIMKNFFESIPVAVEEQARIDGAGTFRIFWSVVLPMARPALITIVILSFQGSWNELSHFIVSTQSPELTTLTKGVASLASGQLSQGTQYPIKLAAAAIMTIPVAVMFFIFQRRIMNASEGAVKE from the coding sequence GTGACCGCTTTCGCCGCGAGCCCGCGCACGCGTCGCCGTCTCTCCCGGCGCGCCCTGACCGGCCAGATCGCGCTGTACACGCTGCTGATCGTCATCGCGCTGATCTACATCTTCCCGTTCCTCGTGCAGGTCGCGACCTCGTTCAAGACCGAGGCGGATGCCGCGACCGACCCCATCTCGCTGATCCCGTCGCCCGTATCGTGGGCGGCCTACGAGCGGCTGTTCGCGTTCTCGGACTTCCCGGTCTGGTTCGCCAACTCGGCGGTCGTGACCGTGTTCGTGACTCTCGGCCGCGTGTTCTTCAACTCCCTCGCCGGCTACGCGCTCGCGCGCCTGCGGTTCCGGGGGCGCGGGATCGTGTTCGCCGCCCTCATCGCGGTCATGGCCGTTCCCACCGTCGTGCTGCTGATCCCGAAGTTCCTGGTCATCAACCAGCTCGGCATCTACGACTCGTACGCGGGCATGATCCTGCCGCTGCTCGTGGACGCCGCAGGGGTGTTCATCATGAAGAACTTCTTCGAGTCCATCCCCGTGGCCGTGGAGGAGCAGGCGCGCATCGACGGCGCCGGCACCTTCCGGATCTTCTGGTCGGTGGTCCTGCCCATGGCGCGACCGGCACTCATCACGATCGTCATCCTGTCGTTCCAGGGGTCGTGGAACGAGCTGAGCCACTTCATCGTCTCGACGCAGTCGCCCGAGCTGACCACGCTCACCAAGGGGGTCGCCTCGCTCGCCAGCGGGCAGCTGAGCCAGGGCACGCAGTATCCGATCAAACTCGCCGCGGCGGCGATCATGACGATCCCCGTCGCCGTGATGTTCTTCATCTTCCAGCGGCGCATCATGAACGCCAGCGAAGGAGCCGTCAAAGAATGA
- a CDS encoding alkylhydroperoxidase domain protein, with amino-acid sequence MTSPVTDHAELARPEAFTQEGLGWVPWLEPVAEDDLTAQQRDALIEPARAKMPYFRLLARDPEALRARTLTDLDIFFNVSGGIGRAERELAAAATSRRNGCVFCASVHAAAATRESGRRDDVQRLLDEGTGADVGDETWNAVVAASVALADTPLAFDGADVDRLVAAGLDVAEIVDVVNGAAFFNWANRLMLSLGEPEVPARRRATEGSDA; translated from the coding sequence ATGACCAGTCCCGTCACCGACCACGCCGAGCTCGCCCGCCCGGAGGCGTTCACCCAGGAGGGCCTCGGGTGGGTGCCGTGGCTCGAGCCCGTCGCCGAGGACGACCTCACCGCTCAGCAGCGCGATGCGCTCATCGAGCCGGCGCGTGCGAAGATGCCCTACTTCCGTCTGCTGGCCCGCGACCCCGAGGCGCTTCGCGCCCGGACGCTGACCGACCTCGACATCTTCTTCAACGTCTCGGGAGGCATCGGGAGGGCCGAGCGCGAGCTCGCCGCCGCGGCCACATCGCGCCGGAACGGGTGCGTGTTCTGCGCCTCCGTCCACGCGGCGGCGGCGACCCGCGAGTCGGGGCGTCGCGATGACGTGCAGCGCCTCCTCGACGAGGGTACGGGCGCCGACGTCGGTGACGAGACCTGGAACGCCGTCGTCGCGGCATCCGTCGCGCTCGCCGACACCCCGCTCGCCTTCGACGGAGCGGACGTCGACCGTCTGGTCGCCGCGGGCCTCGACGTCGCGGAGATCGTGGACGTGGTCAACGGCGCCGCCTTCTTCAACTGGGCGAATCGGCTCATGCTCTCGCTCGGCGAGCCCGAGGTGCCCGCGCGCCGCCGCGCGACCGAGGGGAGTGACGCATGA
- a CDS encoding tryptophan-rich sensory protein, producing MSTTAHHVARSPQQSSDILRQVGVIAAVVFMIIAAMVGTGLFGGTNVRELQGGALDADSTVLAPGTQAFSIWSVIYLFMIGYTIWQALPSQRSRDRQRRAGWWIALTAVLNGGWLLAAQFTTLPLTVVAIVALLAALGWTFRLLVLSRPQSVGDRVLMDATVGLHLGWVSLATVANVTAWLSRTVPASWGMQADAWGVAVLVVVAAVGVGIAAFSRGRPSPIIAMSWGLAWIAIARSTDQPHSTPVAIAAVVVIVVVVGAAALVAWRSNGREHRGILRPTRTA from the coding sequence ATGAGCACCACCGCGCACCACGTCGCCCGTTCACCGCAGCAGAGCTCGGACATCCTCCGACAGGTCGGCGTCATCGCCGCCGTGGTCTTCATGATCATCGCGGCGATGGTCGGCACCGGTCTGTTCGGCGGCACGAACGTGCGCGAGCTGCAGGGCGGGGCGCTCGACGCCGACTCGACGGTGCTCGCGCCGGGGACGCAGGCGTTCAGCATCTGGTCGGTGATCTACCTGTTCATGATCGGCTACACGATCTGGCAGGCGCTCCCGTCGCAGCGCTCCCGTGACCGCCAGCGCCGCGCGGGATGGTGGATCGCCCTGACCGCCGTGCTGAACGGCGGTTGGCTGTTGGCGGCGCAGTTCACGACCCTGCCGCTCACCGTGGTCGCGATCGTCGCGCTGCTCGCGGCGCTGGGCTGGACCTTCCGGCTGCTCGTGCTCTCGCGTCCGCAGTCGGTCGGCGACCGCGTGCTCATGGATGCGACCGTGGGCCTCCACCTCGGGTGGGTCTCGCTCGCGACCGTCGCGAACGTCACGGCGTGGCTCAGCCGGACCGTCCCGGCGTCGTGGGGGATGCAGGCCGACGCCTGGGGCGTCGCGGTCCTTGTCGTCGTCGCGGCCGTCGGTGTCGGCATCGCCGCGTTCTCGCGCGGGCGGCCCTCGCCGATCATCGCGATGTCGTGGGGTCTCGCCTGGATCGCGATCGCACGCTCGACCGACCAGCCGCACTCGACGCCGGTGGCCATCGCTGCCGTCGTGGTGATCGTGGTCGTCGTCGGCGCGGCCGCCCTCGTCGCCTGGCGATCGAACGGGCGCGAGCACCGCGGCATCCTGCGCCCGACGCGCACCGCCTGA